The Vicugna pacos chromosome 2, VicPac4, whole genome shotgun sequence sequence aaacccttgacagaaaaagtctgctgagccctgttctacacgaatcaaaattcaccctgttgagacaggacagcagggcccaaaccaggcatggttaatgggactgaagcaatgttttagttgcaacacctttgctgaagtcctgcaggtccagcgacagactagccaggaagcgtctgcaggaggagtcgggagcaggccttcctgccaggctctgggatgccgggGGTCTCGCGCCGCACGGAGGCCACCCTCTTGAAggaggcggacttgcagtggaagcagatcaactcgtagagctcggagaggaggctgcactgctgaattctctcctcggaacgctgaagcacagggaggaaagcaacaagcatctgaaagaaacatgtcagtgaaaaaagacccgtaaaaaaggttttcccttaaaacaaagACCCGATGACATAGGAAGGAacaggaaggctgacttagtgcactgatgggaccggatgcagaaacgcagggaagcaccgctgtgcagacgctccagaccccctccgggccccacctgtccgcgttccgcctgtccttttactagaaaggcccctattccctgaaatagaggaatctgctacctaaacatgggacaccgagaagggaaagaggaacaggaagggaaattaaaggaacaacagttcatctagaccctagggtttgggcgggactttcaccaaacacacaacctctcaaagcacagagcacacagtgagaggctgacagagttactgcgacttctgctccttaaacaccagctacctgccagcacacgctgcacccgttactgaatcattataatcatctcagaaactattactaccccggctcactggcaaggaaatctgaaactcggggaggaattattatcatcctggacaaagtcccaaaGCCCAGAATTGTCAGAGCCGGCAGACGCTgtactaaaatgc is a genomic window containing:
- the LOC116278117 gene encoding trafficking protein particle complex subunit 9-like: MPHTVTSSVRNELSPLLLQLSARVRMPVTELEACFQAVHVLGIQKRSLGASEFIQNAVYIHLRQMLVAFLPVLQRSEERIQQCSLLSELYELICFHCKSASFKRVASVRRETPGIPEPGRKACSRLLLQTLPG